One window of Triticum dicoccoides isolate Atlit2015 ecotype Zavitan chromosome 5A, WEW_v2.0, whole genome shotgun sequence genomic DNA carries:
- the LOC119300232 gene encoding DNA (cytosine-5)-methyltransferase 1A-like — protein MSRGIMSNSPHSTGTAGTKRHQAKPKSRNENIIEESNVTTNIGHNAIGCKRPKREVARSNFSEKAFDLSEEDSLVTPKEIRIEEETEAVRYKLRQPTKQYAPWCDTRASKLSFADVTKRVAEFERGHHAFISKDATLVERYVVVHGQIILQQFANYPDEYIRWCAFITGLVKKMEERGHTKLAMKKKSQVVRGGNLNPIAKMTPVSKQNLMRATTTKLVSRIWGDYYTTHFPEDSKEGENDEQKVFEEEQEENEEDDAEGEVEVGEEHVSRTLPPTRSRVTSLDVCEEIKWEGQMVGKTPAGEALYRSVRVGDLSIPVGGAVTLEGDSGEAIMCSVEYMYETHDGTQMIHGRVLQNGSDTVLGNAANEREVFFTNDCLQFKVGDMRESVTVNFQLIPWGHKCRKDQLEAIRAEKANAEDRKKKGLPVEYICKSLYCPEKGAFFSLPYEKMGNGTGTCSSCEERVAVGDEFKILSETSFVLKNVTYNVHDFLYIRPEFFPQVEGRGTYRAGRNVRLKPYVPMGRVGMCFHPDQDRIITVRECARSQGFPDGYHFVGNIRSKHRQIGNAVTETSSCGKQR, from the exons ATGTCTAG GGGAATTATGTCGAACTCTCCACATTCTACTGGTACTGCTG GAACAAAGAGGCACCAAGCAAAGCCTAAAAGCAGAAATGAGAATATAATTGAGGAGAGCAATGTTACCACCAATATTGGTCACAATGCCATTGGCTGCAAGAGACCAAAAAGAGAAGTTGCCCGTTCGAATTTCAGTGAGAAGGCATTTGACTTATCTGAAGAAGATTCACTTGTCACACCCAAGGAAATCAGAATTGAGGAGGAAACAGAGGCAGTTAG GTACAAGTTACGCCAACCAACGAAGCAGTATGCGCCATGGTGTGACACTCGTGCTTCAAAACTTTCTTTCGCTGATGTTACCAAGAGAGTAGCAGAATTTGAGAGAGGGCACCATGCATTCATTTCAAAAGATGCAACACTTGTTGAAAGATATGTTGTGGTGCATGGACAGATAATCCTTCAACAGTTCGCAAATTATCCAGATGAGTACATTCGATGGTGCGCCTTCATCACAGGCCTTGTCAAGAAGATGGAAGAAAGAGGTCACACGAAGCTAGCAATGAAGAAGAAATCTCAAGTTGTGAGAGGAGGGAATCTGAACCCAATTGCAAAAATGACCCCAGTATCAAAACAAAATCTTATGCGTGCGACAACCACAAAGTTGGTCAGCAGGATATGGGGTGATTACTATACAACCCATTTCCCAGAGGATTCAAAGGA GGGTGAGAATGATGAGCAAAAGGTATTTGAGGAGGAAcaggaagaaaatgaagaagatgaTGCTGAAGGAGAGGTTGAAGTTGGCGAGGAACATGTTTCGAGGACCTTGCCACCAACAAGGTCTAGAGTGACATCATTAGATGTTTGTGAAGAAATAAAATGGGAAGGTCAAATGGTTGGAAAAACACCTGCTGGAGAAGCTCTGTACAGAAGTGTTAGAGTTGGAGATCTAAGTATTCCTGTTGGTGGGGCAGTCACATTGGAAGGTGATTCAGGAGAAGCCATTATGTGTTCTGTTGAGTATATGTATGAGACACATGATGGCACACAAATGATTCATGGAAGAGTTCTGCAAAATGGTTCGGACACTGTCCTCGGCAACGCCGCAAACGAAAGAGAGGTGTTCTTTACCAATGACTGTTTACAGTTCAAAGTAGGTGACATGAGAGAATCAGTTACTGTCAACTTCCAGCTAATTCCCTGGGGTCACAAGTGCAGAAAAGACCAGTTGGAAGCTATTAGGGCGGAGAAGGCCAATGCAGAGGATAGGAAGAAGAAAGGTTTGCCGGTGGAGTATATCTGCAAAAGCCTATACTGTCCTGAGAAAGGTGCCTTTTTCTCCCTCCCTTATGAGAAAATGGGTAATGGAACTGGCACTTGTAGTTCCTGTGAGGAGCGAGTAGCGGTTGGTGATGAATTCAAAATACTGTCAGAGACCAGCTTTGTCCTCAAGAATGTCACATACAATGTTCATGACTTCCTGTATATCAGGCCCGAGTTTTTCCCTCAAGTCGAGGGCCGTGGGACCTACCGGGCTGGAAGAAATGTGCGCCTGAAGCCCTATGTG CCAATGGGCAGGGTCGGCATGTGCTTCCACCCTGATCAGGACAGGATCATCACTGTTCGTGAATGTGCGCGATCCCAG GGCTTCCCTGATGGCTACCATTTCGTTGGCAACATCCGGAGCAAGCACAGGCAGATCGGGAATGCG GTCACGGAGACTAGTTCTTGCGGCAAGCAGcggtga